The following are from one region of the Gammaproteobacteria bacterium genome:
- a CDS encoding extracellular solute-binding protein, giving the protein MDDLRAAALAPFVADFAERAGVAVDVVTYPFDEIATAAATGHGPDVFVASHDRLEPLLARGAIVPIDLGIVGPDLDPVAVRSVTLGGETYAIPYGLESVALYVNTDAVGKGIIPDTFASLRSLCASFERCVGIPEGLYHQYGFLSSSGGYVFGPSPGGGWSVNDIGLSKGVEGARALGRLVADGTVFTGSYGEVVDRFVAGEAPFLITGPWQVRPFTDVGVDFAIQPLPTLDGTTLRPFIGVQAFFVSAAAPSDLAESFVREVLARPEVLTAVASVDNRVPAYLPARPGLEGYAAGFVASAGDGDLIPGVAEMAAVWNPLDAALDAIFSGLDPSGALTSAEEAVIRATAP; this is encoded by the coding sequence GTGGACGACCTGCGGGCGGCGGCTCTCGCTCCGTTCGTTGCAGATTTCGCCGAGCGTGCCGGCGTGGCGGTCGACGTGGTCACGTATCCGTTCGATGAGATCGCGACTGCTGCAGCCACAGGACACGGACCGGATGTCTTCGTGGCATCACATGACCGGCTGGAGCCGCTGCTCGCACGGGGTGCCATCGTACCGATCGACCTGGGAATCGTCGGTCCCGACCTCGATCCCGTGGCGGTACGGTCGGTGACGTTGGGCGGTGAGACGTACGCCATCCCGTATGGGCTCGAGTCGGTCGCATTGTATGTGAATACCGACGCCGTCGGTAAAGGCATCATTCCTGACACGTTCGCATCGCTACGGAGTCTCTGCGCATCGTTCGAGAGGTGCGTCGGTATTCCCGAGGGCCTTTATCACCAGTACGGGTTTCTCTCGAGTTCGGGCGGGTATGTGTTCGGCCCGAGCCCCGGCGGCGGGTGGTCGGTGAACGACATCGGGCTGAGCAAAGGAGTGGAAGGTGCGAGGGCTCTCGGGCGCCTTGTCGCGGATGGGACTGTATTCACCGGGTCGTACGGCGAGGTTGTCGACCGGTTTGTCGCAGGTGAGGCTCCATTCCTCATCACCGGACCGTGGCAGGTGCGGCCGTTCACCGACGTCGGTGTCGACTTCGCCATTCAGCCGTTGCCGACGCTCGACGGAACGACTCTGCGCCCATTCATCGGAGTCCAGGCGTTCTTCGTGAGTGCCGCCGCGCCGTCTGATCTCGCGGAGTCGTTCGTTCGCGAGGTCCTGGCCAGGCCAGAGGTGTTGACGGCTGTGGCGTCTGTCGACAATCGTGTTCCGGCCTATCTGCCGGCCCGCCCGGGCCTTGAAGGGTACGCTGCAGGATTCGTTGCGAGTGCCGGCGATGGCGACCTGATCCCAGGGGTCGCGGAGATGGCGGCCGTGTGGAACCCTCTTGATGCG